GCGGCGAGCAGCGCGGCGTGTGAGAGGGCGTGGACGGCGTCGGCGCGGCTGTACTCCTTGGGCAGCACGGCGCGGGCTTTGCTGGTGCTCAGTTCGAAGTCCGGGATCAGGACGGTCACGCCCAGGTGCGCGGGCGGGTCCAGGCGCACGTAGTGGGTGCCGAGCTTGTCGAGGGTGGCGACGACGATCCCGCCGAACAGGGCGGGGGCGACGTTGTCCGGGTGACCTTCCTCGCGCGCGGCGACGTCCAGGACCGTCTCGTCGTCCAGGGGGCGGCCCAGCAGTTCGTTGCCGGCGACGATCCCGGCGACGAGCGCGGCGGCGCTGCTGCCCAGGCCGCGGGCCAGGGGCACGTCGGTCTCGATCTCGATCCGGGCGGGCGGCAGGGACTGCCCGGCGCGGCGGGCGGCGAGCAGCATGGCGCGGTACACGTAGTTGCTCTCGTCGGCAGGTGTTCCCTCCAGTTCCGCGCCGAGCGGCACGATCTCGGTGGTGGCCTGTGGCGTGACGCGCAGGGTGGTGTACAGCGGCACGCTCAGGCCCAGGCTGTCGAAGCCGGGCCCCAGGTTGGCGCTGCTGGCGGGGGCGCGCACGGTGAACGGGCCGGCGGTCACGGCGTACCGGTCCGGGGGGCGGCGGTGGGGTGGGCGGGTCGTCCTGACGGTGCGGGTGACGGTGCGAGCATAGAAACGTGGCCTCCGGGCTGCCCGTGGGGGCGTGTGCCGCCATGCTACCGAGCCGCCGCTGCCGGGGTGAACCGGGGGTAAGACAATTGGGACGGGTGGGGACCCTTCCATGAGAACCCGGCGGTGGGGTGAACGGGGATGAACGGGCACCGGGTCCGGCCTTGCTGTCTTTGGGGTCAGGTCAGAAATGAGCGTTCTGGCCGCGATTCTGAACTCCAGCCTTAACGGGAATTGGGGGGATCTCCATCCGGTCTTCGCCCGCCCTTGAGAAAGTACGAACTTCCACATTTGATGGGTTTGGTGAGTTTCATGCTGCACCCACAACGAGAGCGGCACACGTTGAATTCCACACAAGCCAAGTTCCAAATAAATGGAGGTAGACATCATGGGTTGGATCATTACTATTCTGGTTGGTGCGCTGTGCGGTTGGCTCGCGAGCCTCATCATGAAGACGGACGCCCAGCAGGGTGCCATCGCCAACATCCTGATCGGGATCGTCGGTAGCCTCCTCGCGCAGTTCGTGTTCGGCAACGTGCTGAACATCGGCGGCGACGTGGCCGGCAGTGGCTTCAGCTTCTGGAGCATCATCTGGGGTGTGGTCGGCAGCGTCGTACTGATCGCCATCCTCAAGGCCCTGCGCGTCCTGCGCTGAGCGTTTCTTCCACCCGAACACGGACGGTCCCTGATGGGCCGTCCGTGTTTTTCACGCCTCCTCCCGGCCCTCCGGGTGCGGGTGCCCGGGCCTGTCCAGCCGCCAGGAACCGGGGTACGACCGGGGAAGGCCCCGCCTTTTGCGTGCCGTGGACTCCCTGTGCTACAGTTGGACGGCTTGTCTGATTCAGGCCGGCGCGGCAGGGAACCCAGAACAGGTCGCAGCCCCCGGTCAGTTAGGAAGGATCAGGCTCAAGAAGGAGAGTCATCATGGCGAAAGTGTGCGAAGTGTGCGGTAAGGGACCGATCGTGGTCAACTCGGTCATCCGCCGCGGTAAGGCCCGCGCTGCGGGCGGCGTCGGTCGTAAGGTGACCGGCGTGACCAAGCGAGTTCAGAAGCCCAACCTGCAGCCCCTCACGGTCACCCGTGGCGGCGTCAGCCTGCGTCTGCGCGTGTGCAACAAGTGCCGCAAGGCCGTGGCCTGAGCGCCTCAGTTCAGCCCAGCCGCCCCTGTCCACACCGGACAGGGGCGACTTCTTTGTGGGCATGGTCCCCTCCCCGGCGCGTGGCCCTCGCCGCGCAGGCCGTCCGTCCATGAAGCGGGGCGGCGCGCGGGAGAAGTCCCGCCGGCCGCCCCCTCTGCGCCGCCCCGCCGTCCTTACCCGGCACTCCGACTGGCCCGGCGGTCGCCCATGAAACTGAGGATCAGCAGCGCCAGCGTTCCCAGGACCACGCAGCTGTCGGCCACATTGAAGATCGGGAAGTCACCGGCCTTCAGGGCGCGGGTCACGCTGCTCAGCAGCGGCGAGTGGATCATGTCCGTCACCTTGCCCAGCCGCAGCCCGTCGATGGCGTTCCCGATCGCCCCGGCCGAGATCATCGCCAGGATCACGCTCAGGGCGCGCGGCTGCGGTTTCCAGGTCAGGTAGCCCAGGATGCCCAGCCCGACCAGCAGGCGGCCCAGGGCCAGCGGCGCGGCACTCCCGCTGAACAGGCTCCACGCGGCCCCGGTGTTGAAGGTCAGCAGCCACTCCACCACGCCCGGAATGAACACCCGTGGCGGCTGGCCCTCTTGCAGGTTCGTCAGCGCCCAGCTTTTCAGGGCCTGATCGGCGGCGACCAGCAGCGCGGCCAGCACGAGGGGCAGCCACACGGGCGCGCGGCGGGAACGGTCGGTCAGGGTTGGCACGCTGCGCAGTATATGGAGTGCTTCCGTGCGGGTGCACGCGGGACCGTCACCGGGTGCCGCGCGGGGCGTGGCGGCCCGGACGTGGTCTGGGTGTGTTCACGTTTGCCCGGGGCGGCGCGCGGCACAATCAGGGCATGGCGAACGTTGAATCCTTCGATCTGGACCACACCAGGGTCCAAGCCCCGTACGTGCGACTGGCGGGCGTGAAGACCACGCCGCGCGGCGACTCCATCAGCAAGTACGACCTGCGGCTGCTGCAACCCAACCAGGGGGCCATCGATCCGGCGGCCATTCACACGCTCGAGCACCTGCTGGCCGGCTACCTGCGCGATCACCTGAACGACGTGGTGGATGTCTCCCCGATGGGCTGCCGCACCGGCATGTACATGGCGGTCATCGGAGAGCCCGATGAACAGGGGGTACTGAAGGCCTTCGAGGCGGCCCTGAAGGACACGGCGGCGCACGACCGGCCCATTCCCGGTGTCAGTGAGCTGGAATGCGGCAATTACCGCGACCATGACCTCGAAGCGGCCCGCGGTCACGCCCGCGTCGCCCTGGCACAGGGACTGAAGGTCCAGGAGACGGTGCTGCTGAAGCGCTGAACGCCCGCGGCCGCCAGGCGGTCAGGAAAGAGGCGGTCATCCCCGGATGGCC
This sequence is a window from Deinococcus depolymerans. Protein-coding genes within it:
- a CDS encoding S-ribosylhomocysteine lyase, with translation MANVESFDLDHTRVQAPYVRLAGVKTTPRGDSISKYDLRLLQPNQGAIDPAAIHTLEHLLAGYLRDHLNDVVDVSPMGCRTGMYMAVIGEPDEQGVLKAFEAALKDTAAHDRPIPGVSELECGNYRDHDLEAARGHARVALAQGLKVQETVLLKR
- the thrB gene encoding homoserine kinase, with protein sequence MTAGPFTVRAPASSANLGPGFDSLGLSVPLYTTLRVTPQATTEIVPLGAELEGTPADESNYVYRAMLLAARRAGQSLPPARIEIETDVPLARGLGSSAAALVAGIVAGNELLGRPLDDETVLDVAAREEGHPDNVAPALFGGIVVATLDKLGTHYVRLDPPAHLGVTVLIPDFELSTSKARAVLPKEYSRADAVHALSHAALLAAALSQGRLDLLRHAMQDYIHQIWRAPLVPGLSDILEEAWKHGALGAALSGAGPTVLCFHDTRESSAPLHTYLHAVMARNGLEGRVLDFPIDAAGTLVERT
- the rpmB gene encoding 50S ribosomal protein L28; the protein is MAKVCEVCGKGPIVVNSVIRRGKARAAGGVGRKVTGVTKRVQKPNLQPLTVTRGGVSLRLRVCNKCRKAVA
- a CDS encoding GlsB/YeaQ/YmgE family stress response membrane protein, translating into MGWIITILVGALCGWLASLIMKTDAQQGAIANILIGIVGSLLAQFVFGNVLNIGGDVAGSGFSFWSIIWGVVGSVVLIAILKALRVLR